In Magnolia sinica isolate HGM2019 chromosome 12, MsV1, whole genome shotgun sequence, a single genomic region encodes these proteins:
- the LOC131220741 gene encoding transcription termination factor MTEF1, chloroplastic — translation MPPLHSLCLSPNPSWPKTPTRPTIKIAPAHLQTLLPLPDQSLPIQFKEKILALEIMGVDTGRALAVNPTLQTTPLSSIHSIISFLQSKGLHQKDMGRIFDMCPAILTADVEHDLSPVFHFLSQDLHVPQTNFRRPINKCPRLLISSVRDQLKPALIYLQRLGIKDMEGLAYNDPVLLVSSVERTLMPKMECLVGLGFSEEEAAGMVVRCPGLFTFSVERNLKPKFEYYVGEMEGSLEELKGFPQYFGFSLEKRIRLRHREGVERGVKLPLGLMLKATDEEFRKLLEKGE, via the coding sequence ATGCCACCTCTACACAGCCTCTGCCTTTCTCCCAACCCTTCATGGCCCAAGACCCCaacaaggcccaccatcaaaatagcCCCAGCCCACCTCCAGACCCTCCTCCCCCTCCCAGACCAGAGCCTTCCTATCCAATTCAAGGAGAAGATCCTGGCCCTTGAGATCATGGGCGTGGACACCGGCCGGGCCCTCGCTgtcaatcccaccctccaaacaaCCCCACTCTCCTCCATCCACTCCATCATCTCCTTCCTCCAATCCAAGGGCCTCCATCAAAAGGACATGGGCCGTATCTTCGACATGTGCCCCGCCATCCTCACCGCCGACGTCGAGCACGACCTCTCCCCCGTCTTCCACTTCCTGTCCCAGGATCTCCATGTCCCACAAACCAACTTCAGGAGGCCCATCAACAAGTGCCCAAGGCTCCTCATCTCGAGCGTCCGTGACCAGCTAAAGCCGGCTCTGATATATCTTCAACGGCTGGGAATCAAGGACATGGAAGGACTTGCTTACAATGACCCAGTGCTGTTAGTGTCCAGCGTCGAGCGGACGCTGATGCCCAAGATGGAGTGTTTGGTGGGCCTGGGGTTTTCAGAAGAGGAGGCGGCGGGGATGGTGGTGAGGTGTCCAGGGCTATTCACATTCAGTGTGGAGAGGAATCTGAAACCCAAGTTTGAGTATTATGTGGGAGAGATGGAAGGGAGTTTGGAGGAGTTGAAGGGTTTTCCACAGTACTTTGGTTTTAGCTTGGAGAAGAGGATAAGGCTTAGACATAGGGAGGGCGTGGAGAGAGGCGTGAAGCTGCCTTTGGGGCTCATGCTCAAGGCTACTGATGAGGAATTTAGGAAGTTGTTAGAGAAGGGGGAATGA